CGTACTCGGACTCGTCCGGGTAGCCCTCGGTGCGCCAGTCGAACCGGTCGGCCGGGCTCTCGACGCGCTCGATGAGCGGCGCGTTGCACGCGAGGTCGCCCCACTGCGACTCGTACGGGTACGTGGTCACGCGCGCTCCTCGGGTCGGGTCCGTCCCACGTTCCCATGGGGCGGCATCCTTTCCGCGCGCAGCCGCCTCGTCGCGCGGGAGGGTCGGACCGATACGTTCGACGGGTGATCTCCACCCCGCGCCCCGGCCCCCGCCCCACGCTCTCCGACGAGGGCCCGCAGCGGCAGCTCACCGACCGCGCGACGCCCGAGCTCTGGGGCCGGCTCGTCGCGCGCGCGTTCGCGCTGCCGGGTGTGCGCGAGAGCCACAGCCAGGTGTCACCCGCGTCGTCGCGCGGCCTCTTCCTCGAGGATCGCGACGAGCCGATCGTCCCGTGGACCTCGCTCGCCCCCGAGGGCCGCCTCGAGCCGGTGCACCTGCACGGCGTCGAAGACACCTCCACGCACCTCTGCCTCCCGGTCGCGCGCGGCGCCGAGCTCACCGCGCTCGGCTGGGCGACGCCGCACCAGTACGAGGACTTCGGCACCGAGTTCCTCGTCTACGGCCCGCGCGATGCGGCCGAGCTCGACGTGGTGATCGGCCTGATCGAGGAGTCCATCGCCTTCGCCCGCGATCCCGGCGACGAGCAGCCGGCGCACCTCCCCGCCCCCGAGGGCTGAGCCGGCAGGCCGGCAGGCATGCGGATCCGCGCCCGACCGTCACCTGACCGTCCGGTCGTGAGCGGACATCGGGCGCCGCACCTGGGAAGCGTCGGATAGCTTCCAGGGAGCGGACATCCGCAGAAACGTGGACACAATGCAGCACCACCCCCGCCCCATCCGCCTCGCGACCACCCTCCTCCTGGGTCTCGCCCTCACCGCCGGGATCCTCACCGCAGCATCCCCCGCCAGCGCCGCCATCGGCCGGGCCCCCGCCGCCGCGAGCGCGACCAGCGCCGCCACCACCGTCTCCGACGCCCGGCTGCGGTTCGGCGTCGCGACCCCCGGCGGTCCCACCGCCGGCGGCGAGCTCGACCAGGTCGCCGCGCAGGTCGGCGAGGACCCGAGCATCGTGCTCTCCTACGCGGACTTCTCGCAGGCGCCGCCCATCGCGGCCCTCGACCAGGTCCGCGCCCGCGGCGCCGAGAGCCTCCTCACCTGGGAGCCCTGGATCGCCGGAGCCGGCGTCGACCAGCCCGGCTTCACCAACGCGAGCATCGTCGCGGGCGACCACGACGCGTACATCGCCCGGTGGGGATCCTAGCTGGCCGCCTGGGGCGGACCGGTCTCCCTCCGCTACGCGCACGAGATGAACGGCGACTGGTACCCGTGGGCCGACGGGGTCAACGGCAACGCACCCGGCTCCTACGCCGCCGCCTGGAAGCACGTCCACGACGTCGTCGTCGCACAGGGTGCGACCAACGTGCGCTGGGTGTGGACGCCGAACGTGCCGTACACCGGATCCACCGCGCTCGCGGGTCTGTACCCGGGCGCCGCGTACGTCGACATCGTCGGTCTCGACGGCTACAACTGGGGCACCGGCGTCGCCGGATACGCGTGGGTGTCGCCCGCCGATCTCTTCGGCCCCGGCCTCGAGCGCCTCCGGGCCAT
This window of the Clavibacter sepedonicus genome carries:
- a CDS encoding luciferase domain-containing protein, yielding MISTPRPGPRPTLSDEGPQRQLTDRATPELWGRLVARAFALPGVRESHSQVSPASSRGLFLEDRDEPIVPWTSLAPEGRLEPVHLHGVEDTSTHLCLPVARGAELTALGWATPHQYEDFGTEFLVYGPRDAAELDVVIGLIEESIAFARDPGDEQPAHLPAPEG
- a CDS encoding glycoside hydrolase family 26 protein, with protein sequence MNGDWYPWADGVNGNAPGSYAAAWKHVHDVVVAQGATNVRWVWTPNVPYTGSTALAGLYPGAAYVDIVGLDGYNWGTGVAGYAWVSPADLFGPGLERLRAIAPGKPIIIAETASSEVGGSKAAWDTDLVAFLQAQPDVAAFVWFDMDKEADWRIGSSASSATAIRDALAARRV